TCTCGACATACTACCACGACTATcttggtgtgaagatgaccaaggaagaagcgcggaggatgggcattaccttggagagggacgagttcttggcggtaagtataaaagatttttcattatgctttcattaccttgtggtacatttcaccgtttcgtgttgacatgccattatgcttttattatgtaggtgtgtccaaattggtgttatggaaaagacgagtcctgggcggcattggtggatctttggtgtgatgaggctggagcctgggcggctatgagagtcaaaaacaaggctaaccgagggaaggagggagtacatgctcagggaaaccgaaaccactatctccacaaggcagttaatgtatgactaaccccattaaacattcttcttctatttaccattactttcttatgtatgactaacctctgtttggtggtgcaggaggagaaactgaagcggccgctctcacacatgcaggcgtgggagatcgcccatacgcggaaggaccccaagcctggcgagcccaagtactacggcaagaagaccgcacataggaagaaggcctactccgatgggtatctggcgttacatcctgacacacctgaccccattgcggcggatctggacgaaagggtggtggtgggcatggggccgaaggagcacggtcgggaggcagttctcgatgctgtgatcactccgtctatctcctacacacagctccgtcggatcgacccgaccctgagccagcgcacgagcacgcgcatgagcagtgcaccgtcactgtccctctttcaggagcagcaaaccgtaagtattttcccttttatcttcattgttccctttattttccgcatttagtagttttatgagtctcatcatgtcatactgtaggcctacatggagtacacatgccaggagaccatggcgtggcaCGACCGCCTTCATGCATACCATCAGCAGAGGGATCGCGAGATGCAGCACGCTTTTCAGGAAATGGCGGCCGGCAGGTGTCCTCAATGGCCATCAGCAGAGGGTCCTCTAGCACAACCAGTGCTGCTGACCTTTGAGGAGTTTGTGGCACAGAACGCTGGCCCCTCGCCGGTTAGTTCATCCCCAATCAATTCACCCAAAGCATGTCATGCCTTTCAACACAGTCTTATATCCCGTTCATATATCTTTTCAACATCCAGGGAACAGGTGCATCTACCGTTGGCGGTGGTCTTCGCAACACTCCCGAGACACAGAGCCCGACCACTCCGAtccacggaggcggaggcggtcTTGGCGGTAGCGCTGCCGCTAGCAGTGACGACCTGGGCTTCGGCGGTCTTGGCGGTGACGACCTCCGCGGTGCTCGACGTCCTGGCGCTTAGTCTTTCGGGCACATTGTGCCGGTTCTCGATGCTATGATACTTATATGCTTGTGATGTTTCTTATCTTATTGTTGTTTGTGAGATTCTTATATGCTTGGTGGTGATGATACTTATATGTTTATGCTTTGCgatgcttcttatgatgtgtGATGATGAATTTGTTGTGTGATGCTGCTCCTTATTGTTACGTGATGCTGCTTCTTATATATGCTGTTTTTTATATATGCTATGTATATTCAAATGAATTGAGctgaaaagaaacagaaaagagGAAAAAAAACTGGACAAAAACTATGctgacggcctggccgtcggcataggcctggcgtgagctcccagtggccgacacgtggcacgtctatgccgacggcctagccgtcggcttagtttgaaactatgccgacggcaaggccgtcggcatagacctgccCCAGGAGCGCCCAGTTTCTGACACGTGGCatgtctatgccgacggcctagccgtcggcatagtttcaaactaagccgacggctaggccgtcggcatagacatGCCCCATGCCGAACGGCGTCTCGCCACGTGGCGAGAAGCCATTGGGCAGCACTTGACGGCGGCCGCCGTTAGGCGATGACGTtgccgacggccagggccgtcggcatagatgtacgGCCACCGTCGGGATAGGGTCTATGCCGACGACTTTTCTATGCCGACGGTCATCCTGGCTACGCCGACGGATATGTTGCCGACGgccctatgccgacgggggccgtcggcataggcctgacCCGACGGCTAGTcatggctatgccgacggccctagCCGCCGGCATAGGGTGCGATTCCGGTAGTGCGATACTAGCAGAACACTAACAGGTTCTGATGCAATACAGAGGTAATATTGCACTCCCACACTATCCAATTTTAGGTTTACGATAATGTTCTCACCTCTCTTGGTTTGATGGGAACATAAGCAGTAGTAGCAGCGGCTACTTACACCCCTCACTATAACCGGCATGAAGGCCAGACGCCCACATACTGAGTAGGTAGGCCAAGGCCAATTAGCGACGAGGATCGGCTACATTACTCACTGTCAAGTAAAGCAAGGTACAACAGTGGTCATTCATTTGTTTGTTTCCTTTATTTGATCAAATCTCTTAGCAATGCAGGTGATTGATTTACAAACAGAGTTGCACATAATACAAAATAAGTAGGAGTATCTCAAAATGGCAATATGTACATAATCTTTCATACAGTCTCTGTTTTGGAATCCCTATTCTATGTTTCATTCATACTTATGCAAGTCAAATGCGATAACTTGAGTCGTATCACTATATTTAGTGAAAAGGTAAATCGCATAATTcagattttgttttctttgtaATTATAAAGCAATCGTAATGCCCATTGCAGAAAAAAACCCACAAGTTCATATATCAGCGCTGCAAACAAAATAATTCGATTTGTGTATTATCATGTGCATAGGACCAAAATTTCTTGTAGCAAGGCGCGGGGTATCGTCTAGACCTCTCATGtctataatacctaaatagttgATCCCCACTAAATCTaattctctcaacatgcaacCCTCCACATCATC
This genomic window from Aegilops tauschii subsp. strangulata cultivar AL8/78 chromosome 4, Aet v6.0, whole genome shotgun sequence contains:
- the LOC120963258 gene encoding uncharacterized protein, which codes for MSWEHWEAALHAEHGTHAKAVVTTFWKFYRVLPEHRGRADQIVLRQCKKKARQMQYEVRYVSISTYYHDYLGVKMTKEEARRMGITLERDEFLAVCPNWCYGKDESWAALVDLWCDEAGAWAAMRVKNKANRGKEGVHAQGNRNHYLHKAVNEEKLKRPLSHMQAWEIAHTRKDPKPGEPKYYGKKTAHRKKAYSDGYLALHPDTPDPIAADLDERVVVGMGPKEHGREAVLDAVITPSISYTQLRRIDPTLSQRTSTRMSSAPSLSLFQEQQTAYMEYTCQETMAWHDRLHAYHQQRDREMQHAFQEMAAGRCPQWPSAEGPLAQPVLLTFEEFVAQNAGPSPGTGASTVGGGLRNTPETQSPTTPIHGGGGGLGGSAAASSDDLGFGGLGGDDLRGARRPGA